The Mus musculus strain C57BL/6J chromosome 2, GRCm38.p6 C57BL/6J genome has a window encoding:
- the Tfap2c gene encoding transcription factor AP-2 gamma isoform X1 — translation MKTHLLGIKSDRLGARGRAQAKDRHDSSSNGNPRIPHLSSPGQHLYSPAPPLSHTGVAEYQPPPYFPPPYQQLAYSQSADHYSHLGEAYAAAMNPLHQPAATGSQQQAWPGRQSQEGSSLASHHSRSASLIPHISGLEGGSVSARREVYRRSDLLLPHAHALEAGLAENLGLHEMAHPIEEVQNVDDAHLLLHDQTVIRKGPISMTKNPLGLPCQKDLVGVVMNPSEVFCSVPGRLSLLSSTSKYKVTVAEVQRRLSPPECLNASLLGGVLRRAKSKNGGRSLREKLDKIGLNLPAGRRKAAHVTLLTSLVEGEAVHLARDFAYVCEAEFPSKAVADYLTRPHLGGRNEMATRKSMLLAAQQVCKEFTDLLHQDRTPNGNNRPAQVLEPNIQNCLSHFSLITHGFGSQAICAAVSAVQNYIKEALIAIDKSYMNPGDQSPADSSKTMEKMEKHRK, via the exons ATGAAGACACATCTTTTAGGAATTAAGTCTGACCGCCTTGGGGCGAGGGGACGTGCGCAGGCAAAG GATCGCCACGACTCGAGCAGTAATGGCAACCCTCGCAtccctcacctctcctctccgGGACAACATCTCTACAGTCCCGCGCCGCCTCTCTCGCACACCGGGGTTGCAGAGTACCAGCCGCCTCCTTACTTCCCGCCGCCTTACCAGCAGCTGGCATACTCGCAGTCCGCCGACCATTACTCGCATCTGGGAGAGGCTTACGCTGCCGCCATGAACCCCCTGCACCAGCCTGCGGCCACCGGCAGCCAGCAACAGGCCTGGCCGGGTCGACAGAGTCAGGAGGGCTCTAGCCTGGCCTCGCACCACAGCCGCTCTGCAAGTCTAATACCCCATATTTCAGGGCTGGAGGGGGGCTCGGTGAGCGCCCGGCGGGAAGTCTACCGCCGGTCCGACCTGCTGCTGCCTCACGCGCACGCCCTGGAAGCCGGCCTGGCTGAGAACCTGGGGCTGCACGAGATGGCTCACCCCATAGAGGAGGTGCAG AATGTGGACGACGCGCACTTGCTCCTACACGATCAGACTGTCATTCGCAAAG GACCCATTTCGATGACCAAGAACCCTTTGGGGCTCCCTTGCCAGAAGGACCTGGTGGGAGTGGTCATGAACCCCAGTGAGGTCTTCTGCTCGGTCCCTGGAAGACTGTCCCTGCTCAGCTCCACGTCGAAGTACAAAGTAACTGTGGCTGAGGTACAGAGGCGACTGTCACCACCGGAATGCCTAAACGCCTCGCTCCTGGGAGGTGTGCTCAGAAG AGCAAAGTCCAAAAATGGAGGCCGGTCCTTGAGGGAGAAGTTGGACAAAATTGGATTGAACCTTCCGGCCGGGAGACGGAAAGCTGCCCACGTCACTCTCCTCACGTCTCTCGTGGAAG GTGAAGCCGTCCACCTAGCACGGGACTTCGCCTATGTCTGCGAAGCTGAGTTCCCTAGTAAAGCGGTGGCTGACTATTTAACGAGACCACATCTTGGGGGACGGAATGAGATGGCCACGCGGAAGAGTATGTTGTTGGCTGCACA GCAGGTGTGCAAGGAGTTCACTGACCTTCTCCATCAAGATCGGACACCCAACGGGAACAACAGGCCCGCCCAGGTCTTGGAGCCGAACATACAAAACTGTTTGTCTCATTTCAGCCTGATAACTCATGGCTTTGGCAGCCAGGCCATCTGTGCGGCGGTCTCCGCAGTGCAGAATTATATCAAGGAGGCTCTAATCGCCATCGATAAGTCCTACATGAACCCGGGGGACCAGAGTCCGGCTGATTCCAGCAAGACgatggagaaaatggaaaagcaCAGGAAGTAA
- the Tfap2c gene encoding transcription factor AP-2 gamma isoform 2 (isoform 2 is encoded by transcript variant 2) — translation MGGGLLNEGAVRRGRRTPNPWGTGNRTVARNALLAPPSDAAREPSPEGSKDSSPQDRHDSSSNGNPRIPHLSSPGQHLYSPAPPLSHTGVAEYQPPPYFPPPYQQLAYSQSADHYSHLGEAYAAAMNPLHQPAATGSQQQAWPGRQSQEGSSLASHHSRSASLIPHISGLEGGSVSARREVYRRSDLLLPHAHALEAGLAENLGLHEMAHPIEEVQNVDDAHLLLHDQTVIRKGPISMTKNPLGLPCQKDLVGVVMNPSEVFCSVPGRLSLLSSTSKYKVTVAEVQRRLSPPECLNASLLGGVLRRAKSKNGGRSLREKLDKIGLNLPAGRRKAAHVTLLTSLVEGEAVHLARDFAYVCEAEFPSKAVADYLTRPHLGGRNEMATRKSMLLAAQQVCKEFTDLLHQDRTPNGNNRPAQVLEPNIQNCLSHFSLITHGFGSQAICAAVSAVQNYIKEALIAIDKSYMNPGDQSPADSSKTMEKMEKHRK, via the exons ATGGGAGGAGGGTTGTTGAACGAGGGCGCTGTGCGCCGAGGTCGCCGCACGCCGAACCCCTGGGGCACGGGTAACCGGACTGTGGCGCGGAACGCGCTCTTGGCACCTCCAAGCGACGCAGCGCGGGAACCTTCGCCAGAGGGCTCGAAGGATTCGTCCCCTCAG GATCGCCACGACTCGAGCAGTAATGGCAACCCTCGCAtccctcacctctcctctccgGGACAACATCTCTACAGTCCCGCGCCGCCTCTCTCGCACACCGGGGTTGCAGAGTACCAGCCGCCTCCTTACTTCCCGCCGCCTTACCAGCAGCTGGCATACTCGCAGTCCGCCGACCATTACTCGCATCTGGGAGAGGCTTACGCTGCCGCCATGAACCCCCTGCACCAGCCTGCGGCCACCGGCAGCCAGCAACAGGCCTGGCCGGGTCGACAGAGTCAGGAGGGCTCTAGCCTGGCCTCGCACCACAGCCGCTCTGCAAGTCTAATACCCCATATTTCAGGGCTGGAGGGGGGCTCGGTGAGCGCCCGGCGGGAAGTCTACCGCCGGTCCGACCTGCTGCTGCCTCACGCGCACGCCCTGGAAGCCGGCCTGGCTGAGAACCTGGGGCTGCACGAGATGGCTCACCCCATAGAGGAGGTGCAG AATGTGGACGACGCGCACTTGCTCCTACACGATCAGACTGTCATTCGCAAAG GACCCATTTCGATGACCAAGAACCCTTTGGGGCTCCCTTGCCAGAAGGACCTGGTGGGAGTGGTCATGAACCCCAGTGAGGTCTTCTGCTCGGTCCCTGGAAGACTGTCCCTGCTCAGCTCCACGTCGAAGTACAAAGTAACTGTGGCTGAGGTACAGAGGCGACTGTCACCACCGGAATGCCTAAACGCCTCGCTCCTGGGAGGTGTGCTCAGAAG AGCAAAGTCCAAAAATGGAGGCCGGTCCTTGAGGGAGAAGTTGGACAAAATTGGATTGAACCTTCCGGCCGGGAGACGGAAAGCTGCCCACGTCACTCTCCTCACGTCTCTCGTGGAAG GTGAAGCCGTCCACCTAGCACGGGACTTCGCCTATGTCTGCGAAGCTGAGTTCCCTAGTAAAGCGGTGGCTGACTATTTAACGAGACCACATCTTGGGGGACGGAATGAGATGGCCACGCGGAAGAGTATGTTGTTGGCTGCACA GCAGGTGTGCAAGGAGTTCACTGACCTTCTCCATCAAGATCGGACACCCAACGGGAACAACAGGCCCGCCCAGGTCTTGGAGCCGAACATACAAAACTGTTTGTCTCATTTCAGCCTGATAACTCATGGCTTTGGCAGCCAGGCCATCTGTGCGGCGGTCTCCGCAGTGCAGAATTATATCAAGGAGGCTCTAATCGCCATCGATAAGTCCTACATGAACCCGGGGGACCAGAGTCCGGCTGATTCCAGCAAGACgatggagaaaatggaaaagcaCAGGAAGTAA
- the Tfap2c gene encoding transcription factor AP-2 gamma isoform X2 has translation MSFQLLRDRHDSSSNGNPRIPHLSSPGQHLYSPAPPLSHTGVAEYQPPPYFPPPYQQLAYSQSADHYSHLGEAYAAAMNPLHQPAATGSQQQAWPGRQSQEGSSLASHHSRSASLIPHISGLEGGSVSARREVYRRSDLLLPHAHALEAGLAENLGLHEMAHPIEEVQNVDDAHLLLHDQTVIRKGPISMTKNPLGLPCQKDLVGVVMNPSEVFCSVPGRLSLLSSTSKYKVTVAEVQRRLSPPECLNASLLGGVLRRAKSKNGGRSLREKLDKIGLNLPAGRRKAAHVTLLTSLVEGEAVHLARDFAYVCEAEFPSKAVADYLTRPHLGGRNEMATRKSMLLAAQQVCKEFTDLLHQDRTPNGNNRPAQVLEPNIQNCLSHFSLITHGFGSQAICAAVSAVQNYIKEALIAIDKSYMNPGDQSPADSSKTMEKMEKHRK, from the exons GATCGCCACGACTCGAGCAGTAATGGCAACCCTCGCAtccctcacctctcctctccgGGACAACATCTCTACAGTCCCGCGCCGCCTCTCTCGCACACCGGGGTTGCAGAGTACCAGCCGCCTCCTTACTTCCCGCCGCCTTACCAGCAGCTGGCATACTCGCAGTCCGCCGACCATTACTCGCATCTGGGAGAGGCTTACGCTGCCGCCATGAACCCCCTGCACCAGCCTGCGGCCACCGGCAGCCAGCAACAGGCCTGGCCGGGTCGACAGAGTCAGGAGGGCTCTAGCCTGGCCTCGCACCACAGCCGCTCTGCAAGTCTAATACCCCATATTTCAGGGCTGGAGGGGGGCTCGGTGAGCGCCCGGCGGGAAGTCTACCGCCGGTCCGACCTGCTGCTGCCTCACGCGCACGCCCTGGAAGCCGGCCTGGCTGAGAACCTGGGGCTGCACGAGATGGCTCACCCCATAGAGGAGGTGCAG AATGTGGACGACGCGCACTTGCTCCTACACGATCAGACTGTCATTCGCAAAG GACCCATTTCGATGACCAAGAACCCTTTGGGGCTCCCTTGCCAGAAGGACCTGGTGGGAGTGGTCATGAACCCCAGTGAGGTCTTCTGCTCGGTCCCTGGAAGACTGTCCCTGCTCAGCTCCACGTCGAAGTACAAAGTAACTGTGGCTGAGGTACAGAGGCGACTGTCACCACCGGAATGCCTAAACGCCTCGCTCCTGGGAGGTGTGCTCAGAAG AGCAAAGTCCAAAAATGGAGGCCGGTCCTTGAGGGAGAAGTTGGACAAAATTGGATTGAACCTTCCGGCCGGGAGACGGAAAGCTGCCCACGTCACTCTCCTCACGTCTCTCGTGGAAG GTGAAGCCGTCCACCTAGCACGGGACTTCGCCTATGTCTGCGAAGCTGAGTTCCCTAGTAAAGCGGTGGCTGACTATTTAACGAGACCACATCTTGGGGGACGGAATGAGATGGCCACGCGGAAGAGTATGTTGTTGGCTGCACA GCAGGTGTGCAAGGAGTTCACTGACCTTCTCCATCAAGATCGGACACCCAACGGGAACAACAGGCCCGCCCAGGTCTTGGAGCCGAACATACAAAACTGTTTGTCTCATTTCAGCCTGATAACTCATGGCTTTGGCAGCCAGGCCATCTGTGCGGCGGTCTCCGCAGTGCAGAATTATATCAAGGAGGCTCTAATCGCCATCGATAAGTCCTACATGAACCCGGGGGACCAGAGTCCGGCTGATTCCAGCAAGACgatggagaaaatggaaaagcaCAGGAAGTAA
- the Tfap2c gene encoding transcription factor AP-2 gamma isoform 1 (isoform 1 is encoded by transcript variant 1), with protein sequence MLWKITDNVKYEEDCEDRHDSSSNGNPRIPHLSSPGQHLYSPAPPLSHTGVAEYQPPPYFPPPYQQLAYSQSADHYSHLGEAYAAAMNPLHQPAATGSQQQAWPGRQSQEGSSLASHHSRSASLIPHISGLEGGSVSARREVYRRSDLLLPHAHALEAGLAENLGLHEMAHPIEEVQNVDDAHLLLHDQTVIRKGPISMTKNPLGLPCQKDLVGVVMNPSEVFCSVPGRLSLLSSTSKYKVTVAEVQRRLSPPECLNASLLGGVLRRAKSKNGGRSLREKLDKIGLNLPAGRRKAAHVTLLTSLVEGEAVHLARDFAYVCEAEFPSKAVADYLTRPHLGGRNEMATRKSMLLAAQQVCKEFTDLLHQDRTPNGNNRPAQVLEPNIQNCLSHFSLITHGFGSQAICAAVSAVQNYIKEALIAIDKSYMNPGDQSPADSSKTMEKMEKHRK encoded by the exons GATCGCCACGACTCGAGCAGTAATGGCAACCCTCGCAtccctcacctctcctctccgGGACAACATCTCTACAGTCCCGCGCCGCCTCTCTCGCACACCGGGGTTGCAGAGTACCAGCCGCCTCCTTACTTCCCGCCGCCTTACCAGCAGCTGGCATACTCGCAGTCCGCCGACCATTACTCGCATCTGGGAGAGGCTTACGCTGCCGCCATGAACCCCCTGCACCAGCCTGCGGCCACCGGCAGCCAGCAACAGGCCTGGCCGGGTCGACAGAGTCAGGAGGGCTCTAGCCTGGCCTCGCACCACAGCCGCTCTGCAAGTCTAATACCCCATATTTCAGGGCTGGAGGGGGGCTCGGTGAGCGCCCGGCGGGAAGTCTACCGCCGGTCCGACCTGCTGCTGCCTCACGCGCACGCCCTGGAAGCCGGCCTGGCTGAGAACCTGGGGCTGCACGAGATGGCTCACCCCATAGAGGAGGTGCAG AATGTGGACGACGCGCACTTGCTCCTACACGATCAGACTGTCATTCGCAAAG GACCCATTTCGATGACCAAGAACCCTTTGGGGCTCCCTTGCCAGAAGGACCTGGTGGGAGTGGTCATGAACCCCAGTGAGGTCTTCTGCTCGGTCCCTGGAAGACTGTCCCTGCTCAGCTCCACGTCGAAGTACAAAGTAACTGTGGCTGAGGTACAGAGGCGACTGTCACCACCGGAATGCCTAAACGCCTCGCTCCTGGGAGGTGTGCTCAGAAG AGCAAAGTCCAAAAATGGAGGCCGGTCCTTGAGGGAGAAGTTGGACAAAATTGGATTGAACCTTCCGGCCGGGAGACGGAAAGCTGCCCACGTCACTCTCCTCACGTCTCTCGTGGAAG GTGAAGCCGTCCACCTAGCACGGGACTTCGCCTATGTCTGCGAAGCTGAGTTCCCTAGTAAAGCGGTGGCTGACTATTTAACGAGACCACATCTTGGGGGACGGAATGAGATGGCCACGCGGAAGAGTATGTTGTTGGCTGCACA GCAGGTGTGCAAGGAGTTCACTGACCTTCTCCATCAAGATCGGACACCCAACGGGAACAACAGGCCCGCCCAGGTCTTGGAGCCGAACATACAAAACTGTTTGTCTCATTTCAGCCTGATAACTCATGGCTTTGGCAGCCAGGCCATCTGTGCGGCGGTCTCCGCAGTGCAGAATTATATCAAGGAGGCTCTAATCGCCATCGATAAGTCCTACATGAACCCGGGGGACCAGAGTCCGGCTGATTCCAGCAAGACgatggagaaaatggaaaagcaCAGGAAGTAA
- the Tfap2c gene encoding transcription factor AP-2 gamma isoform X3 — translation MDRHDSSSNGNPRIPHLSSPGQHLYSPAPPLSHTGVAEYQPPPYFPPPYQQLAYSQSADHYSHLGEAYAAAMNPLHQPAATGSQQQAWPGRQSQEGSSLASHHSRSASLIPHISGLEGGSVSARREVYRRSDLLLPHAHALEAGLAENLGLHEMAHPIEEVQNVDDAHLLLHDQTVIRKGPISMTKNPLGLPCQKDLVGVVMNPSEVFCSVPGRLSLLSSTSKYKVTVAEVQRRLSPPECLNASLLGGVLRRAKSKNGGRSLREKLDKIGLNLPAGRRKAAHVTLLTSLVEGEAVHLARDFAYVCEAEFPSKAVADYLTRPHLGGRNEMATRKSMLLAAQQVCKEFTDLLHQDRTPNGNNRPAQVLEPNIQNCLSHFSLITHGFGSQAICAAVSAVQNYIKEALIAIDKSYMNPGDQSPADSSKTMEKMEKHRK, via the exons GATCGCCACGACTCGAGCAGTAATGGCAACCCTCGCAtccctcacctctcctctccgGGACAACATCTCTACAGTCCCGCGCCGCCTCTCTCGCACACCGGGGTTGCAGAGTACCAGCCGCCTCCTTACTTCCCGCCGCCTTACCAGCAGCTGGCATACTCGCAGTCCGCCGACCATTACTCGCATCTGGGAGAGGCTTACGCTGCCGCCATGAACCCCCTGCACCAGCCTGCGGCCACCGGCAGCCAGCAACAGGCCTGGCCGGGTCGACAGAGTCAGGAGGGCTCTAGCCTGGCCTCGCACCACAGCCGCTCTGCAAGTCTAATACCCCATATTTCAGGGCTGGAGGGGGGCTCGGTGAGCGCCCGGCGGGAAGTCTACCGCCGGTCCGACCTGCTGCTGCCTCACGCGCACGCCCTGGAAGCCGGCCTGGCTGAGAACCTGGGGCTGCACGAGATGGCTCACCCCATAGAGGAGGTGCAG AATGTGGACGACGCGCACTTGCTCCTACACGATCAGACTGTCATTCGCAAAG GACCCATTTCGATGACCAAGAACCCTTTGGGGCTCCCTTGCCAGAAGGACCTGGTGGGAGTGGTCATGAACCCCAGTGAGGTCTTCTGCTCGGTCCCTGGAAGACTGTCCCTGCTCAGCTCCACGTCGAAGTACAAAGTAACTGTGGCTGAGGTACAGAGGCGACTGTCACCACCGGAATGCCTAAACGCCTCGCTCCTGGGAGGTGTGCTCAGAAG AGCAAAGTCCAAAAATGGAGGCCGGTCCTTGAGGGAGAAGTTGGACAAAATTGGATTGAACCTTCCGGCCGGGAGACGGAAAGCTGCCCACGTCACTCTCCTCACGTCTCTCGTGGAAG GTGAAGCCGTCCACCTAGCACGGGACTTCGCCTATGTCTGCGAAGCTGAGTTCCCTAGTAAAGCGGTGGCTGACTATTTAACGAGACCACATCTTGGGGGACGGAATGAGATGGCCACGCGGAAGAGTATGTTGTTGGCTGCACA GCAGGTGTGCAAGGAGTTCACTGACCTTCTCCATCAAGATCGGACACCCAACGGGAACAACAGGCCCGCCCAGGTCTTGGAGCCGAACATACAAAACTGTTTGTCTCATTTCAGCCTGATAACTCATGGCTTTGGCAGCCAGGCCATCTGTGCGGCGGTCTCCGCAGTGCAGAATTATATCAAGGAGGCTCTAATCGCCATCGATAAGTCCTACATGAACCCGGGGGACCAGAGTCCGGCTGATTCCAGCAAGACgatggagaaaatggaaaagcaCAGGAAGTAA